The following are encoded in a window of Flavobacteriales bacterium genomic DNA:
- a CDS encoding SRPBCC family protein — protein MRLIQHHLPRPRHVEIHRIAVNAPPAEAWEVARHFDGATIPWVRFLFDLRTLPDRLRGVDVPLSKDSGLGVDDIASHGHGFMLLDEHSGEEVVVGAVGQFWHLNIPFRDVPPHEFARFAEPGWGKVAWCIRVEPRGTGSWVTLELRVTATDDTSWRKQTAYFRLIGPFSHLIRSSAMAHLEAQLGKAIQPADDDRPLPGDGILPDAPYVLTHGIDIEAPPSMVWPWLMQLGCDRGGWYSIDALDHGGVPSVQELRAEWTERRVGDTVHATPALNGGYTVLDVDRERCLVLGAETDRMGGHIRTSWSFVLEPIGGDATRLITRVRGMGTPPWSAWLQGAVLFPPVHALMQRAQLKNLKALAEEGARERVMQHDDVAHR, from the coding sequence ATGCGCCTGATCCAGCACCACCTGCCCCGCCCGCGCCATGTGGAGATCCATCGGATCGCGGTGAACGCGCCACCAGCGGAGGCGTGGGAGGTCGCGCGGCATTTCGACGGCGCGACGATCCCCTGGGTGCGCTTCCTCTTCGACCTGCGCACGCTGCCGGACCGCCTGCGCGGCGTTGACGTGCCCTTGTCCAAGGACAGTGGCCTCGGCGTGGACGACATCGCATCGCACGGACACGGCTTCATGCTGCTGGACGAGCACTCGGGAGAAGAGGTCGTGGTGGGTGCCGTGGGACAATTCTGGCACCTGAACATCCCCTTCAGGGATGTGCCGCCGCATGAGTTCGCACGTTTTGCTGAACCCGGCTGGGGCAAGGTGGCCTGGTGCATCCGCGTGGAGCCGCGCGGGACGGGCAGCTGGGTAACGCTCGAGCTCCGCGTGACCGCCACCGACGACACGAGCTGGCGCAAGCAGACCGCCTACTTCCGCTTGATCGGCCCCTTCTCGCACCTGATCCGTTCATCGGCGATGGCGCACCTGGAAGCACAGCTGGGCAAGGCCATCCAACCAGCGGATGATGACCGGCCGCTGCCCGGTGATGGGATCCTGCCCGATGCGCCCTACGTGCTCACCCACGGCATCGACATCGAGGCTCCGCCATCAATGGTGTGGCCATGGCTGATGCAACTGGGATGCGACCGTGGCGGCTGGTACAGCATCGATGCGCTGGACCATGGCGGTGTACCAAGCGTGCAAGAACTGCGTGCGGAATGGACGGAACGCCGCGTGGGCGATACGGTACATGCGACACCGGCACTCAATGGCGGCTATACCGTGCTTGATGTGGATCGCGAGAGGTGCCTGGTGCTCGGCGCCGAAACGGACCGCATGGGCGGACACATCCGCACCAGCTGGTCCTTCGTGCTGGAGCCGATCGGCGGGGATGCCACCCGGCTTATCACCCGTGTGCGCGGCATGGGCACCCCACCCTGGTCGGCCTGGTTGCAAGGCGCGGTGCTGTTCCCACCCGTGCATGCGCTGATGCAGCGGGCGCAATTGAAGAATCTGAAGGCGCTGGCGGAAGAGGGAGCCCGTGAGCGCGTGATGCAGCATGATGATGTCGCCCATAGGTGA
- a CDS encoding type II toxin-antitoxin system HicA family toxin, with protein MGRLGGFRYREIVARLKRFGFEFHRQAAGSHEIWFCARTNRYTTIPNHSGDMPEGTLRAILKQAGVDVEEFLKAG; from the coding sequence ATGGGCAGGCTCGGCGGTTTCCGCTATCGCGAGATCGTTGCGCGACTGAAGCGGTTCGGATTCGAGTTCCACCGGCAAGCCGCCGGGAGCCACGAGATCTGGTTCTGTGCGCGCACCAACCGCTACACCACCATCCCCAACCATTCCGGCGACATGCCCGAAGGCACCTTGCGCGCGATCCTCAAGCAGGCGGGTGTGGACGTGGAGGAATTCCTGAAGGCGGGGTAG
- a CDS encoding dodecin domain-containing protein gives MAIIKVIEILASSKNSWEDAAANAVKEASKTVRGIRSVNVKNQSAMVEKGRITEYRVNCKISFGIEK, from the coding sequence ATGGCCATCATCAAAGTGATCGAGATCCTCGCCAGCAGCAAGAACAGCTGGGAGGACGCCGCCGCGAACGCGGTGAAGGAAGCGAGCAAGACCGTGCGGGGCATCCGATCGGTGAACGTGAAGAACCAGAGCGCGATGGTGGAGAAGGGCAGGATCACGGAGTACAGGGTGAACTGCAAGATCTCCTTCGGCATCGAGAAGTGA
- a CDS encoding DUF998 domain-containing protein, with product MEFCVPPPVWTRLVLLIVLGYEAAGAIVGGILLVVAPDGRHMDMPVGIMHGTFRDFLIPGAILLGLGILNAFSFTAVLRRRRNDWSMAVLGLGGLSIWFVVEIIILRELHWLHAMWGLPVLLGWVVAIPLIASRNNTAAMQRGLLLCGAISSLWYVVINAIVPMFYPGYSVISVTPSELSAIGAPTRLLWVLLVLPYPLLMSALGWGLVRQTVGDRRLRIVGILTIAYGIFNFYWPPMHMRGIEPSLTDTLHIVWAAITMFFMWTLMILGALSLGRGFRIVTIAAIVAHVVFGLLTSSQAPNIPIDGPTPTIGLWERINIAIFMVWVVVFVLQLLRRLDVYRSGSAQPFSTPTHK from the coding sequence ATGGAGTTCTGCGTTCCACCGCCGGTTTGGACCCGGCTGGTGCTCCTGATCGTGCTGGGTTATGAAGCGGCGGGTGCCATCGTCGGCGGGATCCTCCTGGTGGTTGCACCCGATGGCCGGCATATGGACATGCCGGTGGGGATCATGCATGGTACCTTCAGGGACTTCCTCATCCCAGGAGCGATCCTCCTTGGGCTCGGGATCCTGAACGCCTTCTCCTTCACGGCCGTGCTGCGCCGCAGGCGCAACGACTGGTCCATGGCGGTCCTGGGACTGGGTGGACTGAGCATCTGGTTCGTGGTGGAGATCATCATCCTTCGCGAGTTGCATTGGCTGCATGCCATGTGGGGCTTGCCGGTGCTCTTGGGCTGGGTGGTGGCCATCCCCTTGATCGCATCGCGCAACAACACGGCGGCCATGCAACGCGGCCTGCTCCTCTGCGGCGCGATCTCCTCTTTGTGGTACGTGGTGATCAACGCCATCGTGCCGATGTTCTACCCGGGCTATAGCGTCATCAGCGTCACGCCGAGCGAACTCTCTGCGATCGGCGCACCCACGCGCCTGCTTTGGGTGCTGCTGGTGCTGCCCTACCCGCTGTTGATGTCGGCCCTCGGTTGGGGCCTGGTCCGCCAGACCGTCGGCGATCGCCGCCTGCGCATCGTCGGCATCCTGACCATCGCCTACGGTATATTCAACTTCTACTGGCCTCCCATGCACATGCGCGGGATCGAGCCTTCGCTCACCGACACGCTGCACATCGTCTGGGCGGCGATCACCATGTTCTTCATGTGGACATTGATGATCCTCGGGGCGCTATCACTAGGGCGCGGTTTCCGCATCGTCACCATCGCAGCCATCGTCGCGCACGTGGTCTTCGGTCTGCTCACCAGTTCGCAGGCACCGAACATCCCGATCGATGGCCCAACGCCGACGATCGGTCTCTGGGAGCGCATCAACATCGCCATATTCATGGTGTGGGTGGTGGTGTTCGTTCTCCAATTGCTGCGAAGACTGGATGTATATCGGTCCGGATCAGCACAGCCCTTTTCCACCCCAACGCACAAGTAG